AATAACTATTGACAGAAGACCCTTGGAATTATGATCATGTAAACTAGACCAGATTGCCAAGCTTTGAAGCCCAACACCATTAATTATTGATGTGCACCATTCAAAGTGCATTTCTCAGGTTTCAATGGTTCCATTAACTTCAAAATAGGTAACAGTAGCCATCCTAGAGCTATTTTGAGTTAAGATAATCCATGTAAGGtgcttagtacagtgcctggcatatggtaagAGCTTGCCTTAACCACCTGAGCAGTCTTGAGAGTCCTACTAGTTGACCTTCAGTTTCCTTCAATGTAAAGTATAGGTTTGGGTTGGATCATTTCTAATACCTTTGCCcaactaaaattagaaatctaCAATGTAAAGGAATATACAGGGCCTTACTGCATTTCTGAAGAACATAAATTTAGATCTTTCGCTCTAGCATGATTAAGGATGTGGTAATTTAAGTGCTACAGAAGAATCGTACTTTTATGTCATTCCTGTGAAATCAGTTGTCATTACTACACTTATTAAAGCCAAAGTTACATGTATTCATCTGTGTAGTCTATAGGAAATCTATGATCTTCCATCAACTACTGTGTTCAGTAGCTACAATTCTTCCAGAGAGTATAATGGTAAAGCTATCATAACCAACATGATCTTAAATGGAAGATGAATGTCATGAAATTTTATTAAGTTTTCAGTAGTCTacttatggttttaattttgattttcactACAGAAATATCTAAACATACTAATTTGATGTCTATAACAATTTTTGAAAAGTCCTAATAGGAATCTCAAGGAAGATAAATACAAAAACATTAGGATTATCTATAAGAACATTTCATATTTCCtacttaatagaaaaaataaagataatgaatttttcaaatacacaatccaggaaaaagaatgaaatattgttttGTAACTGTCCAAAATCTAAAGATCTAACAAAATCTCTCTACTGATATGATATGTTGcaattcaaaattcaaatgaCAGGCAAACTTTTTTTATTGCAGGACTATTAAGACACATTTTGGTATGActcataaatactttttaaaaatcagagttttATCATGACAACATCAGGAATAAGGAAACATATCCCACGTGTTTCTTGGGGACAAACTTCTGATCTCCATACACACATTAACTGTACATCAATCCAAACAAATACACTCAATCAAGGATAAAAAAAAGTATCTGTAGAACTCTTCTCATATACTCAGAGATActattaagaaatataaaaaaaaccttatttttaaaaattattaaagttaTGTGTAAACTGAAAAGAGGTTATCTAAAaatctgaaatacatttttccagaTAATAAAattgcaatggggaaaagagttaGTTCTAGCTCACCTCAGACAGGTACTAGCATGGTAGGCCAAAGGAATAACAAATTACATTGGCCTATCAATGTAAATGTTTAGTTATATTAgttctaaatatgaaaaaataaaaccacacacacaccaatgtcTTAAAATCTGACAACGGAAGCTCTCACCCCAGAAAACATGTTTACTAATCAACACTCATACCTCATTTTTATACTGGCAAAAATAGAGTTAATACTGTGgtagttaaaattttattttccccttaatTTCACAGCTGTGCTAACCTCAGCTTCCTGTCTACAAATCTTATCTTTAACAGATCTTCACACTCCATACTTGGTACGATTTCTCATCATTCAAAAGTTCTAGTTTTCCCTTATAACTCGTTCATTACAAAATAGCTGTGCAAAGTTTACACCATAAAATTGATCTATACTGTGTCCTTACCCTCAATATTTAGCTCAAAACAAACGTGGCAGAAGGAGAGTGTTTCTTTGTCTGTTCCCAGTTTACAAACACTGCAAACGTTGTCATCATTCAAATCAATGTTTACAAACTGCTCCTCTTGGTTCATGCTGCCCctattaagaaacagaaaaggaaagttaCACAATCTCAAAAACCTGTCATTATAGCAAAATCAGGAACTTCTAGGAAAAGAGAAGAACGCTGTTCAGTTCATCTAATGCACAGCCCCATCAAACAAGCCTCGCCATACTTGTACTTAAATACTACTTTTCTTGTGCAAAGACACAAAGCTAGTAAACTAAAAGCCTTGCCATACATAGGTCACACCATTCCGAAGTGCCTTTTCTAGTCCCGCATTTTCATGTGGTTGAGGAAGGTATCTGAAGGAAAGTAGTTTTGCGGGTGTTCTAGTTCACCTCCCACTCCTCCAAAGCCCCCAACCCAACAGGCATTGAAAAGTGCTTAGCAGCGTTGCCGGGGTCTGTCCACCTACTTAGTGCTGTTAAATGCAGGAAAAACGCCCTATTCGGGACACTGCTTAATTCATTGCGGGAACCTTGATGCGTTTCCCTAACTCAACGTAGCGAAGCTTCCCATCCTCGACCCGCTGCAAGAAAATGCACGTGGGAACGAGAAGGCCCGGGGAGGGCGTCCCGGCCGCCACCAAGGCACCCGCGCGAAGGCTGCAGCCGCACCACCGTGCGGATCGCGTCCGGCCGGAAGAGCGGGGTTTAAGCCCCGCCAGAGAAGCCATGGGTCCCGAAGCCCCGCTGGCAGGGGCGCCGCGTCCCCGCGCCCATGGCTTCTTCCTACCCGGGAAGGCGCCCTAAGGGGCCCGTCGGGGAGCCCAGCGCGCAGCAGCACCAGGGGCCACGGGGCTCGTAGCGCGAAGGCGGCGGGGCCGCGGGGCCAGAGCGCAGGCAGGGCGGGGACAGGGGCGCGGGGTGTTTACCGTCCAGCTccgcgcgccgccgccgccgttcCACGCGGCTCTGGCTCCTCCACTATTGTTTCGGGCTGCAGCGGAGGCGGCAGCCGCGCCGGCCCCGCCCTCTCCCGCCGGCGCCACCCCGCGAGGGCGCGGGGAGGCGGGCGGGCGGCTGAGCGCGGAGCTGCGCGCCCGCACGGTGGCTGCGGGCCCACCACGAACCCGCGCCGACGCCGCGCCCTTGACTCGGGTTTCCTCGGGCTCCCGTGTCTCCTGGCCTGGCCTCTTACCATTTTCTGGAACGTGGCTCCTCGTGTGTCCCCTCCTGGAGGTACGCAGATAGAGGAGTCCGTTACCCCCTCCCCTCCAGCGGAGTGGAAACTACTGCCCCCGGGCGGGGGCCGAGAAGCAGcgagtgggagggagaaagggacagaCATGAGTGTGGGTAGGACTGTGTTTGAAATCGGCAGACAGAATCAAAATACGATTTCTGAACTTTGTGAGGTatcatttaaagtatttaatgagGGGAAAGTTCTATTTTAAGTTTCATAATATaaggataattttaaatatagaagcttttttttaaaatgggagTACTCCTcccctgtatatatatatatatatatggtacatTTTTGGCACGCCCACTGGGGAAACCCCAGAGTCCCACCTCTTACTTTGAGGTCCCACCCCTTTCTTAAACTCCCTGTGGTACTTAAGCTCTTCTGCCAATTTAGCTTGACATTTTAagtcattctatttttttaaggttATAGTTGACGCAATACTTTAACTTACATCTCTTGTAAGCCTCACAACAGCCTAAAGATGAGAAACGGGaaccattttctcattttgcagCCTAGAGTGACTCAGTCAGATTATTGGTTGTTTAGAAATAGAGCTGGGACAACCCTAGAATGCTGATATAAAATCACTTATTTTCCACACATCATAACCCCCTGTACTGGTTACAttcacaaacagaaaagaaactggTTGTAGTTGATGGTAGGAATGGATTCCATGGATCTGGGGGACTTCTAGACCAAACTGGCACTTGATATAAATGCCTCAGAAAAGTGATCTGTTGTTTTGCTACTTAAAGTATAGTACATGAACTAGCATTAAAATCACCTGGTGgtttgttagaaatgtagaatctCAGGTCTCACCCAAGACTTCCTAAATTAGAACCTGCATTTTAGCAAGATCTCCAAGTGATTcctatgcacattaaagtttgagaagcattaaTTGATGTAGAAAAGtctatgccttttctttttctcattcgaGGTAAATATAACTAACATGTCTTACTTACATCATGGATTCTACCCAATTTTCTTAGACGTGCTTTACAAAATCACTATCACTTTCCTTTTAGTGAAACAAGTTCTTTTTAATACTCACTGTTATCCTTCTTTGGGGTTTTACCCTGTTAACCATCCTTGAAACTCTTCCCCCattgtttttttaagtcaaaaagtCCAGGaataatttatagaaataaaattttcccATTGAAAAAATACAGTTGATGAATTTGACAGATGTATACACTTGTGTAACCATTACCCTAATCAAGATACAGTTTTCCACAATCCCCAATATAATTTATATCACTAAAGACAAGTTTCACTGTCCTAGAATTTCATACACATGTAATTAAACAGTATGTGTTGTTTTTATGACTACTTTAATTCACCATGTTTCTGAGATTCCCAATAATGTTTTGTAGCCATACTTCCTTGTTATTGTTCAATAATActccacaatttgtttatctattcatgtattgatgaacacttgagttgtttctagttttgggATTATTGTCTTAaaactgctatgaatattcatgtaaaaGTCTTTTTTGTgtacttgtttttttctcataggtaaatatctaggagtggaattgctaagtCATCTGGTAAGTGCATATTTACTTTGAAAAGAAATTGCTAAACTGCTTATTCCAAGTGGTTATTCCATTTTACACAGTTATGACTGTTGTGTCTTAACCCTTTCATCATTAtacaacttttctttttatctctggtAATATTTCTTCGTCTGAAATCTACTTTCTCCAGTATTAATATAGGCACTTGTGCTTTCTTATGATGAGTGTTTCCATGTGTATATTTCCCCTCTTGATTTTTACCACATACTGCCCCACCTCATCTATATATGAATGTGTTTTTGGTAGACAATTTAGTTGCCTTGCTTTTTTAATCCagtctgacaatctctgtcttttactTGATGTgtttaatacatttacatttagtatAATAATTGATATAGTTGAGTTTAAGTCTACCATCTTGCTATTGGTTTTCTATTTGTCATATAtattctttgttccttttccctcttttcatGCCTTCTGTAGATTAGGTGAATTCCTGTTTGtctaatgtttcatttctttttgtttcctcttttagatatgttttatatatatgtatgtatgtgtggatatatatatgtattttgggTCTGTGAAACATCATGTGTTGAGTAGATTCATCTCTAACTTATCACAATCTACctgaaataataatatattgcTCTATGTAAAATATAAGAAGCTTACAATAATATGTTTATTTACTTTGATCATTTAttattatcatatattttatttcaaatttgtcATGGACTCCAAAGAAGTATGAAAAGAAgctgtatttttcacttttgcaAAGGAGGAAAAGTTTTCCTGAGTGAACCCAGTAGATTTCTGCTTCCCTCTAATCACCAGAATTTATCTAACAACATGGATTCTAGGAAAGTGAGTATGTAGTTTTTTCAGCCTCTATGACAGAAGGCAAGGAAATGAGATTAGGTAAATAAACCAACAATGACTGATAGAGTGTCTACAGAACTTTCTTACAATCACTTTTATATCTGCTATGATGAAAATAATCCCTATTCATCATTCAAATGAATGTCTGCTATGAAAATTtctctgattttccttttctgaactCCACAGTTCTTGTTCATGCCACCACtagttttggtattttttttctgagatggTCCTGTTTTAAAGTAAAGGATTCCATATACTTAGTGTATCAAACTGTCTATCTCTCAACTTCTGATGCCTTTTTTGGTCTTCATGTGTTATCTCAATCTCTGATGTTAGAGATGTGCATTATCCATTTAGCCTGGAAAATTGGCACATGCAGCCCCAGACTTAGAGCCTTCTAGTACCACCCCCAAAGGCACCAGAAACTCAAGTATGTGCATTGATtgcattgttgtttttattttctcataccCTGCCTTTTCTCTGTGACCTTATGGTTTACAATAGTGGGCTGAATATATTTCCCccccacaatggaatattaatgagTATGACATGAACAGAGACCTTAAATGTACATGAATAGTTTAGCTTTGCTCCTTGTGCATTTGCCATATGTCATGAGAGGAAGTTCACCCAGATAACTGCTGGTCCAAGGAGGATAGGAGACACATGGAAAAGAACTGAGCCCAGTCTACAGCCTAAAGCCACATAGGCCCAGCTGACCTGTAGACTGATGATAGATGTTTGTTGTAAGCACTGAGTTGtggattgttttgttttgccacATATTGCAGTGATAGCTGTTGATACTGTGGTATTCTAAATGGCCAAGTTTAATTCATGTGCTCATTCCTGATTCAATTACGATAACCAATACTTTCATTGGTCAGACTTTGATTACATTCTCACCTCCCTCCACCTGCTTTCCTGAATACCTGAGGTTGGCTCAGGAATGGGgttacagaaattaaaatgggATATCATGATATGGGAGAAAAGTTTCTCCAAAGGGAAATGGTGGTTGTTACCAGAGAAGGGAGTTGGTCTGAAGACATAATAAATAGGCAAAAACTATTATAATCTACTCTGGTGCTCTTTATATTTAAGTACCATTGCTCAGATTTAAGTTGATGATGCACAGGAACTCGGTCTTATTCATCTTGTATTTATTTCAACACCTGTAATATCTTAAACCTTGTGCTTATATTTAGGATTAGGTTTCACTATAAGTGAtataaaaaccccaaataacaGTGACTTCAAAAGAtaggactttattttttttctggcattAAAGTCTAGAGGTGTGCAGTCTAGAGTGTGCTGGCTTTGATACATAAAGTTCTCAGGCATGGATGCTGTTTTTAGCATTTTACTCTGTCATCCCTAGGATGTGTCTCATGTTTGTGTGCAAGAGATTGGCCCTTTAATTAGAACCACATTCCAAAAAGCAGGGTAAAGGAAGGTGGGAACACAGAGCAGAGAATATATACcagttgccttttatttctttatttataaaattttggtatcatgaatatacaattacatgaggaacattgtggttactagatttcccccattatcaattcccaccacatatcccattacagtcactgtccaagcatagtaagatgctatcgaatcactactagtcttctctgtatatactgccttccctgtgttctCCCCACTCcactacattacgtgtgctaatcataatgccccttttaccccttatccctcccttcccacccatcctccccagtccctttccctttggtacctgttagtccattcttgggttctgtgagtctgctgctgttttgttccttcagttttttctttgttcttatactccacagatgagtgaaatcatttgatacttgtctttctccgcatggcttatttcactgagcataataccctctagctcgatccatgttgttgcaaatggtaggatttgttttcttcttatggctgaataatattccattgtgtatatgtaccacatcttctttatccattcatctactgatggacccttaggttgtttctatttattggctattgtaaatagtactgtgataaacataggggtgcatatgtctttttcaaactgggctcctgcattcttagggtaaattcctaggagtggaattcctattttaggaatggtatttctattttgagttttttgaggaacctccatattgctttccacaatggttgaattaatttacattcccaccagcagtgtaggagggttgccctttctccacatccttgccaacatttgttgttgtttgtcttttggatgttggccatcctaactggtgtgaggtgataactcattgtggttttaatttgcatttctctgatgattagcaatgtggagcatttttgatgtgcctgttggccatctgaatttcttctttggacaagtgtctgttcagatcctctgcccattttttaattgttggattatttgctttttgtttgttgagattcataagctctttgtatattttggatgtcaacccctacCAGTTGCTTTTTAAGGATATTTCTCAGAAGCTGCCATATAACGTTCCTGGTCCCCTGCCCAATTTGCAGGGGTAAGAACCTAGCTGAAAGGGGCATGTGGGCATCAGTTCTTCATTCCAGCATTCATATGCCCAGCTAAAAATTAcggctttaaaaaaaacagagcaTGAATATTGGAATAGATGACAAGCAGTCTTTGCTACagtgctcaataaaaatttcttgaatGAACGTATGGATGAATGAatcacatattaaaaattaaaattggttAATAAACATTGAAGGCTAAATTTTCAACCTTAGATTCAATGATGACTTAAGGAATATATTTGAGGTTAAAGTACCTATTTAAACTGTTTCTCATTTTTAGTaagcaagaaagcaaaaactgagttAGAATATTTTGCTTTGCATTCAAACTGAACAGTGTCGCAAGCTtatttcagttttgttgatcCATTTTCTAAAAACCTAATCCTTATAGGGTTCTGGACAAAAATCTAGTATAGCTCTACTGGAACCCTTAACTctaaagaaaatgtctttcttaAAATTATGACTCCTGTTAAGCTTAGAAGTAGCCCTTTGAAAGTTTGGGATACAAATATTCCATTAAAGGGATTTACCATCTATAGTTTCAGTAGTGCTGACATTATGGGTAAGCTGTCTGCTGATCCATTATATTTTTGTGCAAGCAGAACAAACCAAACCTATTTGCAGTCTGTGGATAAATTCACTGTTGTCATTGCTGGGAGGAGATTAGAGTTAACTACCCaagctattgatttttttttttactgtgagcCAAATCCAGTCTTTAGTAATGTGTACAATTCCCACTGTTAAGTTCAAGGTGATAAAAAGGAAAGTTTGGGACTGATGTCTGAAGTTAGAAAAGAGTCTGTTTCATAATATTTTACcgagatttatttttatatttcattgtatatatatatatatcagatgtCTGGCTATGGAATACTCAAGCTAGAAATTGAAATCCAGACATATTTCTGAGTTAACTATTGGTATGCCTACTTAATTAGATGtgaaatttaaaacttcagaattttaaaatttcagatattttaatcGAGAGAGGTTTGGTGATAGGAGATAACATAAAGGGGTAACCATTAAGCGTAAGAATATAACTTGTTTCTAAATTTCTACTAAATATGGTActttttcacaaaaattaaaactaattaaaaattttaaatacttttttcatttagtcattcacacattcatgtaacaaatttttattaaatgttcatTATGTGTGAGATAACTGTTTTAGGTATTAGTTATATACTAGAAAGCACAAGAGAGACCCTTGTTTTGAGAAATTTAGCACTTAGTGCAAAAGGCATTAAGTAAATTCTGGAATGGAGTTTTTAATGGGAattgaaatatttgcattttaattgctGTAGCACTATAAAGATGTCTAAGTAACACATTGTCAAATAATGTTTTTTGTCCTGCTCTTTTCCCATTATTCTGCTAAATCTTATATGTTAAGTATAGTAATGATTAATGTATAATCTGTAAAAAATGAGGGGTTCTTTCATAGTGTTTTTTTCCAGTGTGATTGGGAAATGATggttttataacttaaaaaacttttagctatttttgaaagaaagccataatagactgaatgtttgtgtcctttgAAAATTCATGTTAAAATCCTGACCCCCAGGGTGATGGTATTAGCTGATGAGGCCTTTGAGAAGTGCCTAGGTCATGATGGTGGAGCCTTCATGAATAGGATGAGTGCCCTTGAAGGAGAAACCCCAAAGAGCTCCCTCCCACAAGAGGACACAGCAAAATGATGGCTGTCTGTGAGCCAGGAAGTGGGCCCTCACAAGGCACTGAATCCTTAGCACTGTAATCTCGgatttccagtctccagaaccttaagaaatacatttgtattgtttataagccactaaGTCTATGGTGTTCTGCAGTAACAGTCCAAACTGACGAAGACAAAAGCTTTCTAAAGCATATTATACTTGTTTTTTTCCGATTTAATAAAATATGGAAGATAATTCTTTCATTAGCCAGGAAATTAAATTTCTCTTAGAGTAGACTAAGTTGTTGGAAAATAGACTTAGAAAATCAGTGGCTTAATGAACAAGGACTAGTTAGGGTGCTGCAGGTTGGTACCTGCCCTCTTCCACATGGTGATTCAGGGAGCCAGGATTCTTCCCTCTTGTGACTCCTCTAGGACCTTGTTATCAGGTGCACAGTCAGGGCTTGCTCACCACAGCCAGGTTTTAGCCTGTGGAAGGGGAAACAGTGTGGAGGTGGCATATCTCTCTTAAAGGTTCTGAAGAATCAGGCACGTATCACATCTCCTCACTTATCGTAGCTAAGAATTTATCCACATGATTATATCCATCTGCTGGAGAGATTGGGAAATGTGACCTAATTGTGTACCCACAGATAGGAGGTGGATGAATATTGGTGGGTGACTGCTGTCTCTCCTACAGCCTGGAACTTTGGTTGCCAAGTGTCTGTTTGTATGCTCACAGTCATCCTTTCACTCAGGTCCAGATGTAGGGTGGatcagaaaattaaaactattcaGAAAAGAGGGGATTGAAAAACACAGCAGCTGATGGAGACTGGCTGGGCAGGGGTCCCAGGGACCTCAGCTGTGACAATGGAGGAAATTCTTGATTAGACCCTGTTTCTGCTCTCTGGGAAGGAATTCTTGTGCATTGCTCTCTATGACCttggctctgctctctggaagGACCTGCCTTGTCTGTTATTCTTCTTAGCCACATCTGAAATGGGTTTTCGAATGTGTTCTCCTTGGGGACTGCATGTATTTTACAGCTGTTTGCAGGCCCATATAGTGTTTTAAGGCTCAGAGAGAGGCTCATGATTGGTAGGCTCATTGATTCTTTAAAAGCACAAGTTCCTCAGTTTTGGTAAGCTTCTAAATTATTTGCTTCCAATGTGCCTGTAAGTAAAACCCAaaatttttctgaatatattctacacagtccttcagtttttgctgtcTTATTCTTCTTCTGACATGTTATTTCACTTTAATGGTGGCTATCTTGAGACCATCTGAAGAATTAGGCTGGACTGGGAAGGCAATATCTGACTTTCTGCCATTTGGGATCCAGAATCAGTCAGCTTTTCATACTGGTGGGGAACTTAATCTTTGACTTTTTCACTTTCAAATCATTGTGACCTCCTCAGGAGGGCTTCTGTAATCATCCTGTTTAAAGTTTCCACCCAGTCCCATTTTAccctaatctttaaaaaaaacccaagttaggatggccagcatcgaaaagactaagaaaagcaaatgctggcaaggatgtggagaaaggggaacccttctacactgctggtgggaatgtaaactagttcagccattgtggaaagcagtatggaggttcctcaaaaaactaaaaattgaaataccatttgacccaggaattccactcctaggaatttacccaaagaatgcaagttctcagattcaaaaagacgtatgctcccctatgtttattgcagcacaatttacaatagccaagataaggaagcaacctaagtgtccatcagtagatgaatgtatgaagaagaagtggtacatatacacaatggaatattattcagccataagaaagaaacaaattctaccatttgcaacaatatggatggagctggagggtattatgctcagtgaaataagccaggtagagaaagacaggtaccaaatgatttccttcatttatggagtataacaacgaagcaaaactgaaggaacaaaacagcagcagactcacagactataagaagggactagcagttaccaaaggggaggggtcggggagggagaaggggattgaggggtattatgattagtacacatgatgttGGGGGGATCATCTAgaacacagtgtagcacagagaagacaagtagtgactctgtggcatcttactgtactgacagacagtgattgcaatggggtatgggggggaactcgataatatggcTGATTGTAGtaaccattttgtttttcatgtgaaaccttcataagagtgtatatcaatagtactttaataaaaaatataaaagaaatccataaaacaaaatcacttaTCACtttcatatgtgtgtatatgaaatatatgtatatgatacATATGTCTTATTTATCACACATACTGTTCATTGTTTGTCTTCCTTCTCTAGAATGTAAATTCCGTGTGGTTTGGGAGTTATATTTTGTTCTCTAGTGTATCCCAGGGATGGAGAATAGTCCCTGCCATATAGCAgggactcaacaaatatttgttgaatgaatgaatgaatgatttgaCAGTGTGCTGACTTTTCAGGGCCTGCTATATATGTATCATGCGGTTAGTGAGCTGTACAAATACTGCATGTTAtattccatttcttcctcttccgTGTAAATAGAatcctcattttgtttatttggtaGAGTAGAGCAGGTAGGATGCATCTTTGTTCTCTGGTATCTAGCCATAGAGAAGTGTTTTATGCCAGTTAGGGAAATTCCATTCTTCTCTGTGCATCTAACAATGGACCAGTGACCCAGTTTTGGCTAGTGAGAGGTAAGCAAAAGTGTGGCAGAATGAAGAACCTctgtatggaaaaaaaatttttttcgtCTGCTCActccttcactttcttttttggctatttttattcttttgataatGTGATGTTGAAGCTTTAGCAGCTGTCTTGTGACCATGAATACAGATTCACTAATGTACTGTGTTTGGAAGAAtggaaagatagaaagaacttgGATCCATGTGACATAATT
The DNA window shown above is from Manis javanica isolate MJ-LG chromosome 3, MJ_LKY, whole genome shotgun sequence and carries:
- the LOC140848273 gene encoding uncharacterized protein gives rise to the protein MHSPIKQASPYLYLNTTFLVQRHKATKLPILDPLQENARGNEKARGGRPGRHQGTRAKAAAAPPCGSRPAGRAGFKPRQRSHGSRSPAGRGAASPRPWLLPTREGALRGPSGSPARSSTRGHGARSAKAAGPRGQSAGRAGTGARGVYRPAPRAAAAVPRGSGSSTIVSGCSGGGSRAGPALSRRRHPARARGGGRAAERGAARPHGGCGPTTNPRRRRALDSGFLGLPCLLAWPLTIFWNVAPRVSPPGGKYLGVELLSHLGFSFPGFQADYLLLIEGKKRSSWMNHVGFPSSEVSL